A genomic region of Ensifer adhaerens contains the following coding sequences:
- a CDS encoding GlxA family transcriptional regulator, with protein sequence MNKPLTKKRSLVFFLVPNFSMLPFSAAIETLRIANRMLGYEAYSWRLASSDGEKVLSSSGIALEVNSSLADERKFLGGENRPSMVLVCSGIYVEDFNNKSVNAWLREVYNRGVAVGSLCTGAHVLASAGLLTGKRCAIHWENLPGFSESFPQVDVYADLYEIDSNIYTCAGGTASLDMMLNLIDQDFGENLVNRVCEQALTDRVRGPHDRQRLPLRARLGVQNAKVLSIIELMEANLAEPLSLLEIAEGADLSRRQIERLFRQEMGRSPARYYLEIRLDRARHLLIQSSMPVVEVAVACGFVSASHFSKCYRELYNRSPQQERADRKLTLQMAR encoded by the coding sequence ATGAACAAGCCACTGACCAAAAAGCGTTCTCTCGTCTTCTTCCTGGTGCCGAACTTTTCCATGCTGCCCTTTTCGGCGGCGATCGAAACGCTCCGCATCGCCAACCGCATGCTCGGCTACGAGGCCTATTCCTGGCGCCTCGCTTCGTCGGACGGCGAAAAGGTCCTCTCTTCGAGCGGCATCGCGCTCGAGGTGAATTCGTCGCTGGCCGACGAGCGCAAGTTCCTCGGTGGCGAAAATCGCCCGTCGATGGTGCTGGTCTGTTCCGGCATCTATGTCGAAGACTTCAACAACAAGTCGGTCAATGCCTGGCTGCGCGAAGTCTACAACCGCGGCGTTGCCGTCGGCAGCCTGTGTACGGGCGCCCATGTGCTGGCCTCGGCCGGCCTTTTGACCGGCAAGCGCTGCGCCATCCACTGGGAAAACCTGCCGGGCTTCTCCGAAAGTTTCCCGCAGGTCGACGTCTATGCCGACCTCTACGAGATCGACAGCAACATCTATACCTGCGCCGGTGGCACCGCCTCGCTGGACATGATGCTGAACCTGATCGACCAGGATTTCGGCGAGAACCTCGTCAACCGCGTCTGCGAACAGGCGCTGACCGACCGCGTGCGCGGGCCTCACGACCGCCAGCGCCTGCCGCTACGCGCCCGCCTCGGCGTGCAGAATGCCAAGGTTCTGTCGATCATCGAACTGATGGAGGCAAACCTCGCCGAGCCGCTGTCGCTTCTGGAAATCGCCGAGGGCGCCGATCTCTCGCGCCGCCAGATCGAGCGACTGTTCCGCCAGGAAATGGGCCGCTCGCCTGCGCGCTATTATCTGGAAATCCGCCTCGACCGCGCAAGGCACCTGCTCATCCAGTCGTCGATGCCGGTCGTCGAAGTGGCGGTCGCCTGCGGCTTCGTCTCCGCCTCGCACTTCTCCAAGTGTTATCGCGAACTCTACAACCGCTCGCCGCAGCAGGAGCGCGCCGACCGCAAGCTGACGCTGCAGATGGCGCGGTAG
- a CDS encoding DUF805 domain-containing protein has translation MNSQTFTSIDGRIGRQTWWLAQIVVWIATTAAVFAGGALLALSGVDNYAAGFSLMHLMVFIVLVASTYFSLVVNIKRWHDHGRSGWWNLALFVPVVGPLLGLVMLGFLPGDEGDNRFGPSGVRMVGGAGERFGRV, from the coding sequence GTGAATTCGCAGACTTTTACGAGTATTGATGGCCGTATCGGACGCCAGACCTGGTGGTTGGCGCAGATCGTCGTCTGGATTGCGACGACGGCCGCGGTGTTCGCCGGAGGGGCGCTTTTGGCGCTTTCAGGCGTCGATAATTACGCTGCGGGCTTCAGCCTCATGCATTTGATGGTTTTCATCGTGCTCGTTGCCAGCACCTATTTTTCCCTGGTCGTCAACATCAAGCGTTGGCACGATCACGGCAGGTCCGGTTGGTGGAATCTGGCGCTCTTCGTGCCGGTCGTCGGGCCGCTGCTGGGCCTCGTCATGCTCGGCTTCCTTCCGGGTGACGAGGGTGACAACCGTTTCGGCCCGTCGGGCGTTCGCATGGTCGGAGGTGCGGGGGAGCGCTTCGGTCGCGTTTAG
- a CDS encoding LysR substrate-binding domain-containing protein, with protein MNMMMRHALPLLEMDVLKTFVAIAETGNFTTAAETVYRTPSAVSMQIKKLEEMLGCTLFLRDARSVTLTPKGEMLLGYARRLLSLNNETVSRFLLPDMNGVVRVGAPEDVGERILPEVLKRFADSYPNVTIDVSIGMSNAMRKKVDEHRLDIAIFNSLTEGTPKNGEILMQEKLVWAGAKCGNAHLKDPLPVSMWEDGCVWRADAVEKLSRAGRKFRIAFLSAYTTGQRAAVLAGLAIAPLPRYLVQGEMVQLGERDGLPDLGHYNIGLQVINDAPAPVLAVADHVRDAFADLQMQ; from the coding sequence ATGAACATGATGATGCGCCACGCGCTTCCGCTTCTTGAAATGGATGTGCTGAAGACCTTTGTCGCCATTGCCGAGACCGGCAATTTCACCACCGCTGCCGAAACCGTCTACCGCACGCCGTCTGCCGTCTCGATGCAGATCAAGAAGCTGGAGGAGATGCTGGGATGCACGCTCTTCCTGCGCGACGCGCGCTCGGTGACGCTGACGCCGAAGGGGGAGATGCTGCTTGGCTATGCCCGCCGGCTGCTGTCGCTCAACAATGAAACGGTGTCGCGCTTCCTGCTGCCGGACATGAACGGTGTCGTGCGGGTCGGTGCGCCGGAAGATGTCGGTGAGCGCATCCTGCCGGAGGTGCTGAAGCGCTTCGCCGATTCCTATCCCAACGTGACGATCGACGTGTCGATCGGCATGAGCAATGCCATGCGCAAGAAGGTCGACGAACATCGGCTCGACATCGCCATCTTCAACAGTCTCACCGAGGGGACGCCGAAGAATGGTGAAATCCTGATGCAGGAGAAGCTGGTCTGGGCCGGCGCCAAGTGCGGCAATGCGCATCTGAAGGATCCGCTGCCGGTGTCGATGTGGGAGGATGGCTGCGTCTGGCGGGCGGATGCGGTGGAGAAGCTGTCGCGGGCGGGGCGCAAGTTCCGCATCGCCTTCCTCAGCGCCTATACGACCGGCCAGCGGGCGGCCGTTCTCGCCGGCCTCGCGATCGCGCCGCTGCCGCGTTACCTCGTCCAGGGCGAAATGGTGCAACTCGGCGAACGCGACGGCTTGCCGGATCTCGGCCACTACAATATCGGCCTGCAGGTGATCAACGATGCGCCGGCGCCGGTGCTGGCGGTTGCCGATCACGTGCGTGACGCCTTCGCCGACCTGCAGATGCAATAG
- a CDS encoding YdeI/OmpD-associated family protein, producing MAPVEINPAKVREFADFDSFYHWLSAHHQSEDEVWIKTHKVNSGLASITPKEAIDVVLCWGWIDGVRKGLNDKSFLQRYSPRGKKSIWSQINVDNVARLIAEGRMTEHGLRQVEAAKADGRWDRAYASGKDMKIPDDLQAAIDAEPEAREMLGKLSAQNRFALAFRTHNMKTEAGRKKKIETFVEMLKRGETIYPQKGK from the coding sequence ATGGCACCCGTCGAAATCAATCCCGCCAAGGTTCGCGAATTCGCGGATTTCGACAGCTTCTACCACTGGCTCAGCGCCCATCATCAAAGCGAAGACGAAGTCTGGATCAAGACCCACAAGGTAAACTCCGGCCTCGCCTCGATCACGCCGAAAGAGGCGATCGATGTGGTGCTCTGCTGGGGCTGGATCGACGGCGTGCGCAAGGGGCTCAACGACAAGAGCTTCCTGCAGCGTTATTCGCCGCGCGGCAAGAAGAGCATCTGGAGCCAGATCAACGTCGACAACGTCGCCCGGCTGATTGCCGAAGGCCGCATGACCGAGCACGGCCTGCGCCAGGTTGAAGCGGCCAAGGCCGACGGACGCTGGGACCGGGCCTATGCGAGCGGCAAGGACATGAAGATCCCCGACGACCTGCAGGCCGCGATCGACGCTGAGCCCGAAGCCCGCGAAATGCTTGGCAAGCTCAGCGCACAGAACCGCTTCGCGCTCGCCTTCCGCACCCACAACATGAAGACTGAAGCCGGGCGCAAGAAGAAGATCGAGACCTTCGTCGAGATGCTGAAGCGCGGCGAAACGATCTATCCGCAGAAAGGCAAATGA
- a CDS encoding phosphatase PAP2 family protein, translating into MEDFSQARLFLIAGTIFSYGALLLTSSVSGFPLSFEGWLYEAAAFATAVCAASFLALRFNFHQLRPMIECCGCGLLLVVPITLSTYLSARTNFPLADHQLSGWDKWLGIDWSAMMAWIDRHYLLSEALNKAYRSFAYQLLLCPALLVLSNHHRRAYQMVGAYALLCFLSSAISIFFPALGAYAYYQFDASSLQHINATYGYLFLEEFHAVRNDPNFIWRLPESQGIVTFPSVHAAVAVLCAWALWPVRLLRYPALVLNLAMGFSAIPAGSHYAVDVIAGMAVAVASIGFVTRPVGQRSTALSAPATPSPVPTQS; encoded by the coding sequence ATGGAAGATTTTTCTCAGGCTCGCCTATTCCTGATCGCGGGCACGATCTTTTCCTACGGGGCACTTTTGTTGACGTCATCCGTCTCCGGCTTTCCGCTGAGCTTTGAAGGATGGCTGTACGAGGCCGCCGCGTTCGCAACTGCCGTCTGCGCCGCCAGCTTCCTTGCGTTGCGCTTCAACTTTCACCAACTTCGGCCAATGATCGAATGTTGCGGATGCGGCCTACTCCTCGTAGTCCCGATCACCCTTTCAACCTACTTGTCGGCGCGGACAAACTTCCCTTTAGCCGACCATCAGCTCTCCGGATGGGACAAGTGGCTTGGAATCGACTGGTCGGCGATGATGGCATGGATCGATCGGCACTATCTCCTGTCCGAGGCGCTGAACAAGGCCTATCGTTCTTTCGCCTATCAGCTTCTGCTCTGCCCGGCCTTGCTGGTGCTGTCCAACCACCACAGGAGGGCCTATCAGATGGTTGGCGCCTACGCGCTCCTGTGCTTCCTGTCGAGCGCCATCTCGATTTTCTTCCCGGCGCTGGGCGCTTACGCCTACTACCAATTCGATGCGAGCAGCTTGCAACACATCAACGCAACCTACGGATACCTCTTCCTCGAAGAGTTTCATGCAGTCCGGAACGATCCCAACTTCATCTGGCGACTGCCAGAGAGCCAGGGCATCGTGACATTTCCGTCGGTGCATGCGGCCGTCGCTGTGCTCTGCGCATGGGCGCTGTGGCCTGTGCGCTTGCTCCGGTATCCCGCGCTCGTCCTGAACCTTGCAATGGGCTTCTCCGCGATACCCGCAGGAAGCCACTACGCCGTCGATGTCATCGCCGGCATGGCGGTCGCTGTGGCTTCCATAGGGTTCGTCACGAGGCCTGTGGGTCAAAGGTCCACCGCCTTGTCTGCACCGGCAACTCCTTCGCCCGTTCCCACCCAATCATGA
- a CDS encoding diguanylate cyclase encodes MQKHSDKRMLLVEDSRMFATALKYGLESVHGIRVTHCSSLAALREALEEAPDSFSLAVLDLNLPDAPNCEALEFVLDNQVPAVVFTAAFNDRTREEILGRGVLDCVIKHQPESINLLIGAVDRALTNGKTTVLLADSDAASRSELAGILRRQRISVCEVASAADALQVLDSGEAVDLVVTDLDLADMSGAALLAEVERRQGDSALPVIGLSDSGDRRAGARFLEAGGTDFIQKPFLEAEFNGRIAQTAGVQKRLQTLQRQAASDYLTDLYNRRHFFLAGPRLVEQCLRRGEPTAIAVLDIDHFKRLNDTYGHEIGDIVLKHVAKRLSVLVGEDHLLARLGGEEFGVLFNGCDVRRAFAFCDALRLELAKSRIVADDEELTITVSIGLATIETSEAFENYLHAADQFLYMAKHAGRNRVISELALLDALAS; translated from the coding sequence GAAGCGCTGGAAGAGGCACCGGACAGTTTCTCGCTGGCGGTGCTCGATCTCAACCTGCCCGATGCGCCCAATTGCGAGGCGCTAGAATTCGTCCTCGACAATCAGGTGCCGGCCGTCGTCTTCACCGCAGCCTTCAATGACCGTACGCGCGAAGAGATCCTTGGGCGCGGCGTGCTTGACTGCGTCATCAAGCATCAGCCGGAATCGATCAACCTCCTGATCGGTGCGGTCGACCGGGCGCTCACCAATGGCAAGACGACGGTGCTGCTCGCCGATTCCGATGCCGCCTCGCGCAGCGAGCTTGCCGGCATCCTCAGGCGGCAGCGGATCTCCGTCTGCGAGGTCGCGTCTGCTGCCGATGCGCTGCAGGTGCTCGACAGCGGCGAGGCAGTCGATCTCGTCGTCACCGACCTTGATCTCGCCGATATGTCCGGTGCAGCGCTACTGGCCGAAGTGGAGCGGCGGCAGGGCGATAGCGCGCTGCCGGTGATCGGGCTTTCCGACAGCGGCGACCGAAGGGCCGGCGCCCGTTTCCTGGAGGCGGGCGGCACCGATTTCATCCAGAAGCCCTTCCTCGAAGCCGAATTCAACGGCCGCATCGCCCAGACCGCCGGCGTGCAGAAGCGGCTGCAGACCCTGCAGCGCCAGGCGGCAAGCGACTATCTCACCGATCTCTATAACCGTCGGCACTTCTTCCTTGCCGGCCCGCGGCTCGTGGAACAGTGCCTCAGACGCGGCGAGCCGACGGCGATCGCCGTTCTCGACATCGATCATTTCAAGCGCCTCAACGACACCTACGGCCACGAGATCGGCGACATCGTGCTGAAACACGTGGCCAAGCGGCTCTCGGTGCTGGTGGGCGAGGATCACCTGCTTGCCCGCCTCGGCGGCGAGGAATTCGGCGTTCTCTTCAACGGCTGCGATGTGCGCCGCGCCTTTGCCTTCTGCGATGCGCTGCGCCTGGAACTCGCCAAATCCCGCATCGTCGCCGACGACGAGGAACTGACGATTACGGTTTCGATCGGGCTTGCCACCATCGAGACCTCGGAAGCCTTCGAGAACTACCTGCACGCCGCCGACCAGTTTCTCTATATGGCCAAACATGCCGGCCGAAACCGGGTGATCTCGGAACTGGCGCTTCTCGACGCGCTGGCGTCATAG
- a CDS encoding VOC family protein, translating into MTNVVSNLWFAKEAREAVDFYISLVPNSAIIRITSLPAESPSGPPGSVTTIEFTLGNQEFLALEAGPLDPFNHSFSIMIQCDTQEEIDRIWNAISENGGQIEQCGWIRDRWGLCWQIVPRALGDMVAHSDRVRAKRVTEAMLGMIKLDIAELERAFHG; encoded by the coding sequence ATGACCAATGTTGTTTCAAATCTCTGGTTCGCCAAGGAGGCCCGCGAGGCCGTCGACTTCTATATTTCGCTCGTTCCCAATTCCGCGATCATCCGCATCACCAGCTTGCCGGCAGAAAGCCCGAGCGGACCGCCCGGCAGCGTGACGACCATCGAGTTCACGCTCGGCAACCAGGAATTCCTGGCGCTCGAAGCCGGGCCGCTCGATCCGTTCAATCATTCCTTCTCGATCATGATCCAGTGCGACACCCAGGAGGAGATCGACAGGATCTGGAATGCCATCAGCGAAAACGGCGGACAGATCGAGCAATGCGGTTGGATCCGCGACCGTTGGGGGCTCTGCTGGCAGATCGTGCCGAGGGCGCTCGGCGACATGGTCGCCCATTCCGACCGCGTACGTGCCAAGCGCGTCACGGAGGCGATGCTCGGCATGATCAAGCTCGATATAGCCGAACTGGAGCGCGCCTTTCACGGCTAG